DNA from Comamonas serinivorans:
ATGCCGAGGCCGTCGACGCCGTGGCCCAGGCGCTGGTCGACAAAGGCCTGGGGGAGAAGAAGACCACCTGGCGTCTGCGCGACTGGGGCGTGAGCCGCCAGCGCTACTGGGGCACGCCCATCCCCATGATCCTGTGCGAGGCCTGCGGCCCGCAGCCCGTGCCCGAGCAGGACCTGCCCGTGGTGCTGCCGCAGGATCTGGTGCCCGATGGCTCGGGCAACCCGCTGGTCAAGAGCGAAGCCTTCCACGCCGGCGTGGTCTGCCCCTGCTGCGGCCAGCCGGCCCGGCGCGAGACGGACACCATGGACACCTTCGTGGACTCGTCCTGGTATTTCATGCGCTACTGCGACCCCCAGCTGGCCAGCGCCATGGTGGGCGAGGGCACGGCCTACTGGATGCGCGATGCCCAGCGCGCCACCGGCGGCGCCGGCATGGACCAGTACATCGGCGGCATCGAGCACGCCATCCTGCACCTGCTGTATGCGCGTTTCTGGACCAAGGTCATGCGCGACCTGGGCCTGGTGACGGTGGACGAGCCCTTTGCCAAGCTGCTCACGCAGGGCATGGTGCTCAACCACATCTACAGCCGGCGCACGGCCAAGGGCGGCAAGGAGTATTTCTGGCCCAAGGACGTCGAGCACGTGCTCGGCGAGGACGGCAAGATCGTTGGCGCCCAGCTCAAGCACGCCGTGGACAGCGCCGACGGCCTGTTGCCGGTGGGCACGGCCATCGACTACGAGGGCGTGGGCACCATGTCCAAGTCCAAGAACAACGGCGTCGATCCGCAGGACCTGATCGAGAAGTACGGCGCCGACACCGCGCGCCTGTACACCATGTTCACGGCCCCACCCGAGCTGACGCTGGAGTGGAACGAATCCGCCGTGGAGGGCAGCCACCGCTTCATGCGCCGGGTGTGGAACTTCACCGCCAAGCATGCCGAGGCCCTGCAGACATCGGCGGCTTCAGGTGTCAGTACCGCGGCCCTGCGATCGGAGGCCAAGGCCTTGCGCCGGGAACTCCACCTTGTGCTCAAACAGGTCAGCTACGACTACGAGCGCATGCAGTACAACACCGTGGTGTCGGGCTGCATGAAGCTGCTCAACGCGCTGGAGACCTTCACCTGGCAAGTTGGCGATGCCGGCGACCAGGCCGTGCTGAGCGAAGGCGTCTCGATTCTGCTGCGCAGCCTGTACCCGGCCACGCCGCACATGACGCATGTGCTGTGGACCGAGCTGGGCTACGCGCAGGCCTTGGGCTCGTTGCTCGACGCGCCCTGGCCCGAGGTCGACCCCCAGGCGCTGGTGCAGGACGAGATCGAGCTGATGCTGCAGGTCAATGGCAAGCTGCGCGGCTCGGTCACGGTGCCGGCGGGGGCCGACAAGGCCGCCATCGAAGCGGTGGCCCTGGCCCACGAGGGCTTCATCAAATTCTCGGACGGCAAGGCCCCCAAGAAGGTCATCGTGGTGCCCGGCCGGCTGGTCAACGTGGTGGTCTGACATGCACACACGCGCACCCATCCCCTCCACCTCGCGCCGCCGCTGGCTGCAGGCGGTGTCGGCGCTGGGCGCCGTCTCGGCGCTGTCGGCCTGCGGCTTCAAGCTGCGCCAGGCGCCGCAGTTCGCGTTCTCGACCATCCACCTGGGCACGGCGGCCGGTTCGCTGATCGGCCAGGGGCTGAAGCGGCAACTCGAGGGGTCGGGCCAGGTGCGCGTGGTGCCGATCGCCGAGGCCCAGGTCCTGCTGGAGGTGCTGGCCGAGCGCCGCGAACGCACCGTGGTCGGCCTGAACGCCAACGGCGAGGTGCGCGAAGTGACGATCCGGTCGCGCTTTCGTTTCCGGGTGCGCTCGCACGACGACCAGGAACTGGTGCCCGAGACCGAGCTGCTGCGCGAGATGGATGTGAGCTACGCCGAATCCCAGGCCCTGGCCAAGGATGCCGAAGTCGAGATGCTGTTCAAGTCCATGGCGTCCGATGCCGTGGACCAGATCATGCGCCGCCTGGCCATGATCAAACGCGTGACGCCCTTGCCGGGGGCGGCGGCCGCGGCTGCACCCACCAGCGGGGCCAGTCAGTCGGTTGCACCGGCCGCACCGGCGGCTTCCGGCTCGGGGTGGTGAGTTGGATGAGGTGCTGTCTGATGGAGTATGGGTTGATTGCCGTTGTTCTTGAAACGAGAAACGGCGAATACTCCATGTTGGGCATCGCCATGGCCATGAGCGCGCTGCGCACGGCGTGACCGCATGCAGATCGCGCTGAACCAGCTCTCGGCCCACCTGGCCAAACCCCTGCGTCCCCTGTACGTGGTGCACGGCGACGAGCCGTTGCTGGCGCAGGAGGCGCAGGACGCGATCCGCACCGTGGCGCGCGAGCGCGGCTACACCGAGCGCAGCGTGCACACCGTCATGGGTGCGCACTTCGACTGGGGCGCCGTGCTGGCAGCGGGCTCAGCCTTGAGCCTGTTTGCCGACAAGCAGATCGTCGACATCCGCATCCCGAGCGGCAAGCCGGGCAAGGACGGCAGCGCGGCCCTGCAGCAGCTGGCCGAGTTGCTGCAGCACGCCGGCGACGAGACCCTGTGGCTGATCAGCCTGCCGCGCCTGGACAAGCCCACGAAAAGCTCGGCCTGGTTCACGGCGCTGGACGGCGCGGGCGTGAGCCTGGCGGTCGAGCCCATCGACCGTTCGGCCTTGCCGGCCTGGCTGGCCAAGCGCCTGGCGAGCCAGGGTCAGCAGGTGGCGGCGGGCGAAGCCGGCCAGCATGCGCTGCAGTTCTTCGCCGACCGCGTGGAAGGCAACTTGCTGGCCGCGCACCAGGAAATCCAGAAGTTGGGGCTGTTGTACCCCGCGGGCGAGCTGACGGCCGGGCAGATCGAGTCCGCCGTGCTGAACGTGGCGCGCTACGACGTGTTCAAGCTGTCGGAAGCGGTGCTGGCGGGCCAGGTCGGGCGCACGCAGCGCATGCTCGACGGCCTGCGTGCCGAGGGCGAGCCCGAGGTGCTGGTGCATTTCGCGCTGGCCGAAGACATCCGCGCGCTGCACCGCGTCCGGCGCGCCGTGGATGCAGGTACCCCCTTGCCCATGGCGCTGCGCGAAAGCCGCATCTGGGGCCAGCGCGAGCGGCTGTTTGAGCGCGTGCTGCCGCAGTTGAGCCCGAAACGGCTGGCGAATTTGTTGCAGGCCGCGCACATTTGTGACGGCATTGTCAAAGGCCTGAAGCACGACGACTGGCCCGCCGACGGCTGGCAGGCCTTGCAGCGGCTGGCCTTCAACCTGAGCCTGGCGTGCAGGCCCCGTGAATCACGCTGACGCGAAAGGCTGGCGGCCGATGGCAAACTGACGCGCCATGCACACGACCGCCACGCGCCCGTCCTCATCGCTCTGGGTGCCCCTGTTGCTGGCAGGGGCCGTTCTGGCCGTGCTCTGCGTGGTCTATGGCTCGGGCCTGCACAACGCGTTGATCTTCGACGACGCCCGCCTGAGGGATGGCATCGTTGCCCAGTATGGGCTGGGTACCGATGGTCCGTGGCGGCGTTGGTTGTCATACGCCAGTTTTGCATGGCTGGGGCTGGATGAAGGGCGCTTGGTCTGGCAGCGGGGGCTGAACCTGCTGCTGCACGTGGGGGTGTGCCTGAGCCTGTATGCCTTGTTCATGCCGCTGGTGGATCAGCTGCCGCTGACCGAGGGCCGGTCTGCCGAGGACGAGGCTGCGCGGCGCCGCTTGGCCGTGTTGGCCGGGGTGGCGGTGTTTGCCCTCAACCCGGTGGCGGTCTATGCCGTGGCTTACCTGATCCAGCGCTCCATCGTCCTGGCCACGCTGTGCGCGGTGCTGGCCTGCGCGTGCTGGGTGCGGGGCCTGCTCACGGGCCACTGGGCCTGGTTGGCGGCAGCGGCGGTGGCCGGCGTGCTGGCCGTGTTGAGCAAGGAGCACGCCTTGCTGCTGCCCCTGGTGTGGGTGGTGCTGCTGGTGCACGTGCGTCGCCCGCCGGCCCGGACCCTGGCGCTGGCCGGCCTGGGTGGGCTGGCGGTGCTGGGCCTGTGCGGGTGGCTGATGTGGGGCACGCTGGGCCACATTGTGGGGGCGGCGGCTTTTGATGAGACCTCGGCCGCCTATGTGCGTGACCTGGAGGCCCTGCGCCCTGGCTTTGCGCAGCAGGCCTATGGCCTGAGCGTGTTCAACCAGGCGGCGCTGTTCTTCGTCTATGGCGGCTTGTGGCTGGTGCCCAACCCGGGCTGGCTGGCCATCGACCTGCGGCCGGCGTTTCCGCTGGGTTTCGCAAGCCTGCCGCACTTGATGGGCGCGTTGGCCTTTGTGGCGTTGTTCGCGGGCAGTGTGTGGGTGCTGCTGCGCCGGCGCGACGGCTGGTCGCTGGCGGCGGTCTGTGTGTTGAGTGCGCAGCTGCTGTTCGGCACCGAATTCGTCACCACCTGGCTGCAAGACCCGTTTGTGCTCTACCGCAGCTACCTGTGGGCGGCCTTCCTGCCCGGGCTGGTGGCCCTGGCATTGCTGGGCTTGGGGCTGGGGCGGGCGGGGTTGCTCTCGGTGGCGGTGGTCGTGGGGCTGGTGTCGGCAGCCCTGGCGTTCGAGCGCGTGCAGTCGCTGCGGTCGCCAGAGCTGGCTTGGGGCGATGCCGCAGCCAAGGTGAATCTGCAGGCGCCGGTCAACGCCGTGGGGCGCTGGCGGCCCTTTCTGAACCACGGCGCCGAGCTGCTGGAACGGGGGCGTACCGAAGAGGCGCTGAAGGACTTCGAGCAGGCGGTGGCCCTGGGGGAACCGCTGGGCGCTGCGGCCATGAGCCAGGGCATGGCGCTGCAGGTGCTGGGCCGGCATGCGCCGGCCGTGGCGGCGCTGGAGCGCTCGCGCCAGCAGGGCATGAAGCACCCCATGCTCGCCTACCACCTGGGCCTGTCGCAGCGGGCCATCGGCGAGTTGCCGGCGGCCGTGCAGAACCTGCAGGCGGCAGCGGCGGCGCAAGAGGACCCGCAGCTCAAGCTGCGCCTGCTGCAGGACCTGGGTGAAACGGCCCTGGCGGCGCGCCAGCCCGAGGTCGCCGATCAAGCCTTCGCGGCCGCGCTGGCCCTGGATCCCGGCCATGTGGCTGCCGAGGTGGGCCGCGGCATGGTGCTGCTGGCGCGTCAACAGGCCCAGGCCGCCATGGCGGTGTTCGACGCCAGCCTGGCCAGGCGCGACAGCGCGCTGGGGCACTATGGCCAGGCCCTGGCCCACATGGCGCTGGGTAACCTGCAGGCGGCCCGCAGCGCGGTGGCGCGCGCACAGGCCCTGGACCCGAACAACCGCAACGTGGCGGCGCTGGCTCGGCATCTGCAGACGGGATCGGGTGCGCGGTGAAGCCACACGGCACGCCCCAGGCACGGGGCCGGGTGTTGCACGTCGGCAAGTTCTTTCCGCCCGACCGGGGCGGTATCGAGTCCTATTTGGCCGACCTGATGGCGCAGCAGCAGGCCATGGGGCTGGAGGTCGCGGCGCTGGTGCACGGCACCCCCCGCCCGGATGACCCGCCCTGGCTGATCCGTGTGCCGGTGCAGGCCGAGGTGGTGTACGCGCCGATCGCCCTGGGCATGGTGCTGGCCCTGCGTCGCGCGCTGCGGCAGTTCCAGCCCGATGTGCTGCACCTGCACATGCCCAACCTGGCCGTGTTCTGGGCGCTGTTCCTGCATCACGCCATGGCGGTGCCCTGGGTGGTGCACTGGCATTCGGACGTGATGGTCAACCCCAAGCGCCTGCTGCTGAACCTGGCTTACCGCTTTTACGAACCCTTTGAGCGGCGCATGCTGCGCGGGGCGCAGGCCGTCATCGCCACCTCGCCGGCCTACCTGCGCCACAGCCAGACCTTGTGGCCCTGGCGCGGCAAGGCGGTGGCCATTCCGCTGGGGCTGCGGCGACTGCCGGGCACGGCAGAGCCGGTTGCCGGGGTGCCGGCCTGCGACCGGCCGTTTCGGGTGCTGTCCATCGGGCGCCTGGCGCACTACAAGGGCTTTGGCGTGCTCATCGATGCCGTGGCGCAATGCCCAGGTGTGGTGCTGCGCATCGTGGGGGACGGCGAGCTGCGCGCGGTGCTGGCGCAGCAGATTCAGGCCCTGCCGCAGGCCGATGCCCGCGAGCGCATCCAGCTTCTCGGAGCCGTGGACGATGCGCAGAAATGGCGTGAGCTGGCCGCCTGCGACTTGTTCGCGCTGGCTTCGACCGAAAAATCCGAAGCGTTCGGCCTGGTCGTGCTCGAGGCCATGCAGTTCGGCAAACCGTGCCTGGTCAGCCAGCTGTCCGGCTCGGGCCTGCCGTGGCTGCTGGACACCGCGCAGGCCGGCATGACCGCGCCCGTTGGCGAGGTGGCTGCCTGGCGCGATGCCGTGTTCGCCATGGCGGCGGCGTGGCGTGCGCACGTGTGCGACGAGGCCTCCGACGCGGCGGCGCGCTGGCGGCGCTGGGTCAGCCAGGCTCACCAGGCTGCGCATGGCGACTTTTCGATGCAGACCAACGCCCGGTCCGTGATGGCGGTCTACGAGCGGCTGTGGCCCGAGTGGCTGGAGGCAGAGCGACCGTTGTTGGCGGTGATGCGGGCAGGTCCGAGTGCGGCCGAGGGCCTGGACGCGCAGGTGCGCGGCTTGCGTGCCATCGGGTTCGATGTGCTGGTGATCGACGAGGGCCTGGGCGCCGCCACGGTGCGGCTGGTGCAGGCTGCAGGCGCCGAGGTCCTGCGCACCCCCTTGCCGCAGGAGGCGTGGGGCAGCCTTCAACTCGGCCTGCGCTGGGCCCGTGTGCGGCGCTATGCCCAGGTGCTGACCCTGAGCGCGGGGCAGGTCGCGCCGGCGGACATCGACCTGTTGCGGCGACAGCCGCAGCATGACGTGGTGATCGCGTCGCGCGGGCGGCGCCTGCCGCGCCGCCTGGCGTGGTCGTGGTTCCGTGGCCTCACGGGCCTGAACGTGCGTGACCTGTCGTCGCCGGTGCGCCTCTACGGCCGCGAAGCCGTTGCGGTGCTGGCCTCGCGCGAAGCCACGATGCTGGCGCACGAAGACCTGGGGTCGCTGCTGCTGTTGCAGCGCTCGCGCCTGTCCATGGTGGAGGTCGAGGTGCCTGGTCTGCGCTTGAGCCCGGACACGGGGTGGCGG
Protein-coding regions in this window:
- a CDS encoding tetratricopeptide repeat protein; the encoded protein is MHTTATRPSSSLWVPLLLAGAVLAVLCVVYGSGLHNALIFDDARLRDGIVAQYGLGTDGPWRRWLSYASFAWLGLDEGRLVWQRGLNLLLHVGVCLSLYALFMPLVDQLPLTEGRSAEDEAARRRLAVLAGVAVFALNPVAVYAVAYLIQRSIVLATLCAVLACACWVRGLLTGHWAWLAAAAVAGVLAVLSKEHALLLPLVWVVLLVHVRRPPARTLALAGLGGLAVLGLCGWLMWGTLGHIVGAAAFDETSAAYVRDLEALRPGFAQQAYGLSVFNQAALFFVYGGLWLVPNPGWLAIDLRPAFPLGFASLPHLMGALAFVALFAGSVWVLLRRRDGWSLAAVCVLSAQLLFGTEFVTTWLQDPFVLYRSYLWAAFLPGLVALALLGLGLGRAGLLSVAVVVGLVSAALAFERVQSLRSPELAWGDAAAKVNLQAPVNAVGRWRPFLNHGAELLERGRTEEALKDFEQAVALGEPLGAAAMSQGMALQVLGRHAPAVAALERSRQQGMKHPMLAYHLGLSQRAIGELPAAVQNLQAAAAAQEDPQLKLRLLQDLGETALAARQPEVADQAFAAALALDPGHVAAEVGRGMVLLARQQAQAAMAVFDASLARRDSALGHYGQALAHMALGNLQAARSAVARAQALDPNNRNVAALARHLQTGSGAR
- a CDS encoding glycosyltransferase produces the protein MKPHGTPQARGRVLHVGKFFPPDRGGIESYLADLMAQQQAMGLEVAALVHGTPRPDDPPWLIRVPVQAEVVYAPIALGMVLALRRALRQFQPDVLHLHMPNLAVFWALFLHHAMAVPWVVHWHSDVMVNPKRLLLNLAYRFYEPFERRMLRGAQAVIATSPAYLRHSQTLWPWRGKAVAIPLGLRRLPGTAEPVAGVPACDRPFRVLSIGRLAHYKGFGVLIDAVAQCPGVVLRIVGDGELRAVLAQQIQALPQADARERIQLLGAVDDAQKWRELAACDLFALASTEKSEAFGLVVLEAMQFGKPCLVSQLSGSGLPWLLDTAQAGMTAPVGEVAAWRDAVFAMAAAWRAHVCDEASDAAARWRRWVSQAHQAAHGDFSMQTNARSVMAVYERLWPEWLEAERPLLAVMRAGPSAAEGLDAQVRGLRAIGFDVLVIDEGLGAATVRLVQAAGAEVLRTPLPQEAWGSLQLGLRWARVRRYAQVLTLSAGQVAPADIDLLRRQPQHDVVIASRGRRLPRRLAWSWFRGLTGLNVRDLSSPVRLYGREAVAVLASREATMLAHEDLGSLLLLQRSRLSMVEVEVPGLRLSPDTGWRSWWRGARDLMAGTVLGLSRIDTPPWRPRTAEHTPVTLDRP
- the lptE gene encoding LPS assembly lipoprotein LptE — encoded protein: MHTRAPIPSTSRRRWLQAVSALGAVSALSACGFKLRQAPQFAFSTIHLGTAAGSLIGQGLKRQLEGSGQVRVVPIAEAQVLLEVLAERRERTVVGLNANGEVREVTIRSRFRFRVRSHDDQELVPETELLREMDVSYAESQALAKDAEVEMLFKSMASDAVDQIMRRLAMIKRVTPLPGAAAAAAPTSGASQSVAPAAPAASGSGW
- the holA gene encoding DNA polymerase III subunit delta, which gives rise to MQIALNQLSAHLAKPLRPLYVVHGDEPLLAQEAQDAIRTVARERGYTERSVHTVMGAHFDWGAVLAAGSALSLFADKQIVDIRIPSGKPGKDGSAALQQLAELLQHAGDETLWLISLPRLDKPTKSSAWFTALDGAGVSLAVEPIDRSALPAWLAKRLASQGQQVAAGEAGQHALQFFADRVEGNLLAAHQEIQKLGLLYPAGELTAGQIESAVLNVARYDVFKLSEAVLAGQVGRTQRMLDGLRAEGEPEVLVHFALAEDIRALHRVRRAVDAGTPLPMALRESRIWGQRERLFERVLPQLSPKRLANLLQAAHICDGIVKGLKHDDWPADGWQALQRLAFNLSLACRPRESR
- the leuS gene encoding leucine--tRNA ligase codes for the protein MQDKYSHSEVEAAAQADWQAADAYRVTEDASKPKYYACSMLPYPSGKLHMGHVRNYTINDMLTRQLRMKGFNVLMPMGWDAFGLPAENAALKNKVPPAQWTYDNIAYMKGQMQAMGLAIDWSREVATCDPAYYKWNQWLFLKMLEKGIAYRKTQVVNWDPVDQTVLANEQVIDGRGWRTGALVEKREIPGYYLQITDYAQELLDHVQLDNPKATLTGWPDKVRLMQENWIGKSSGVRFAFTHGIRDAAGELIQDGKLYVFTTRADTIMGVTFCAVAPEHPLAQHVAATDATVAAFIEEAKKGGTTEAELAAKEKAGVPLGLNVRHPLTGEDVPVWVGNYVLMSYGDGAVMGVPAHDERDFAFARKYELPVTQVIGVDGQRYDYEQWQDWYGDKGQGVTINSGSFSGLRHAEAVDAVAQALVDKGLGEKKTTWRLRDWGVSRQRYWGTPIPMILCEACGPQPVPEQDLPVVLPQDLVPDGSGNPLVKSEAFHAGVVCPCCGQPARRETDTMDTFVDSSWYFMRYCDPQLASAMVGEGTAYWMRDAQRATGGAGMDQYIGGIEHAILHLLYARFWTKVMRDLGLVTVDEPFAKLLTQGMVLNHIYSRRTAKGGKEYFWPKDVEHVLGEDGKIVGAQLKHAVDSADGLLPVGTAIDYEGVGTMSKSKNNGVDPQDLIEKYGADTARLYTMFTAPPELTLEWNESAVEGSHRFMRRVWNFTAKHAEALQTSAASGVSTAALRSEAKALRRELHLVLKQVSYDYERMQYNTVVSGCMKLLNALETFTWQVGDAGDQAVLSEGVSILLRSLYPATPHMTHVLWTELGYAQALGSLLDAPWPEVDPQALVQDEIELMLQVNGKLRGSVTVPAGADKAAIEAVALAHEGFIKFSDGKAPKKVIVVPGRLVNVVV